One stretch of Arachis duranensis cultivar V14167 chromosome 1, aradu.V14167.gnm2.J7QH, whole genome shotgun sequence DNA includes these proteins:
- the LOC107459753 gene encoding uncharacterized protein LOC107459753 isoform X1 (The sequence of the model RefSeq protein was modified relative to this genomic sequence to represent the inferred CDS: added 74 bases not found in genome assembly) — protein MGKRKERRLAALSNAGRRVKLDLFAEPSGELGGSNVQGDAGGDTDSQHRDGLPNSPSSSGQPQNPLLLLGQYSDDEMDDGSSKVPGDAKVQSPVSNEEAKDSIEERSKDNISVSVDHVSQNDGQQIRMENSSSIDPEGSKENASNGAAGNFPKEMVSNDQMSASRSFDEQLGTDINFGWKMVMHEESQRYYYWNVETGETSWEVPQVLAQAAQLSSDSMLPSVDDKTVGGAVGIDNSSFPSSVMQDTSATFTLDSSAETIVTSHNELYGHGSQMNGCSGEHTNVTHGRELIGNNGSMSFPYGGDPSYVPNYSAEEQQSQIDLPSHLEKQCEILLGRMKSLKESKGNLQDQDTLSKYMLEIEIRLSDIRSLASYGASLLPFWVHSDNQIKLLESVINNFQTAESAEVEAEDKDVPDSEAVGEQQNGLGHDSELYNNNNKDSTLTSEVSNGPQADASPVVLKDTYDEIPTNSQHFSSSNVSDNHLETGIDVHTEVQTNTNPEQSTLGHGYNFEDDDDMDVDMEVEDMNSSGNVTDADASVAKDLGQTEHEVQLNPLGDSHSLLPEHQFVVPPPPDDEWIPPPPPDNEQAPPPPLPPDDEQAPPPPPGDPQPPPYHALPSYAETGQPLSYTQYSLSYGQTGQSLSYTPVAGSEYYGQTAPEVPTSNIYGQIAMPPGQLYYSAVPNLYSENPQVVVNPSDPVSYYELQEGAGSTNIPVNNSSDSCVGGVDRASGDVPSTSSSMAAPATVSVDESASLPSTIAEAAAVSAASSAVAKTQTKVVRKKRAVAVGSSLKSNKKVSSLVNKWKAAKEELLEEEEEPESVYEVFERKRQREIEEWHAKQIASGEAKDNANFQPLGGDWRERVKRKRAQKARESLEAPHDAVEPRQQQPDMTELSKGLPSNWQAYWDETSKQVYYGNTITLETTWDRPTK, from the exons ATGGGGAAGAG GAGAGTTGGGTGGCTCCAATGTACAAGGTGATGCTGGAGGGGATACTGATTCACAACATCGTGATGGGTTACCCAATTCACCCTCTTCTTCAG GTCAACCACAGAATCCATTGCTGCTGCTTGGGCAATATAGTGATGATGAAATGGATGATGGATCAAGTAAAGTGCCTGGTGATGCTAAGGTGCAGAGTCCAGTGTCTAATGAGGAG GCTAAGGATTCTATTGAGGAAAGATCCAAAGACAACATCAGTGTCTCTGTTGATCATGTATCTCAGAATGATGGACAGCAGATTAGAATGGAAAATTCTAGTTCAATTGATCCTGAAGGCAgcaaagaaaatgcaagtaatgGTGCTGCTGGTAATTTTCCAAAGGAAATGGTTTCCAATGACCAAATGTCCGCTTCAAGAAGCTTTGATGAACAACTTGGTACTGATATTAATTTTGGATGGAAGATGGTGATGCATGAGGAAAGCCAACGCTATTATTATTGGAATGTTGAAACTGGGGAAACTTCATGGGAAGTGCCCCAGGTTTTGGCGCAAGCAGCTCAGTTATCGAGCGATTCAATGCTTCCTTCTGTTGATGATAAAACAGTCGGCGGTGCTGTTGGTATCGATAATTCCAGTTTTCCCTCTTCTGTGATGCAGGACACTTCAGCTACTTTCACACTTGATAGTTCAGCAGAAACCATAGTGACTTCTCATAATGAGTTGTATGGGCATGGATCCCAAATGAATGGATGTAGTGGTGAACATACAAATGTAACTCATGGAAGGGAATTGATTGGGAATAATGGTAGTATGAGTTTTCCTTATGGAGGTGATCCTTCATATGTTCCAAATTACAGTGCTGAAGAGCAGCAGTCACAAATTGATTTGCCTTCTCATCTTGAAAAACAGTGTGAGATTTTATTAGGGAGGATGAAGTCACTAAAAGA GTCAAAGGGCAATTTGCAAGATCAGGATACCTTGTCAAAGTATATGTTAGAGATTGAGATTAGACTTTCTGATATTAGGTCCCTTGCTTCATATGGAGCATCTTTGCTTCCATTCTGGGTGCATTCTGACAATCAGATAAAACTACTTGAAAGTGTGATAAACAATTTCCAAACTGCGGAATCAGCAGAAGTTGAAGCTGAGGATAAAGATGTCCCTGACTCTGAAGCAGTGGGTGAGCAGCAGAATGGCTTGGGACATGATTCTGAAttatataacaataacaacaaagacAGCACTCTTACTTCTGAAGTTTCGAATGGACCTCAGGCTGATGCTTCACCTGTAGTTTTGAAAGATACCTATGATGAAATTCCTACAAATTCTCAGCATTTTTCTTCATCTAATGTTTCTGATAATCATTTGGAAACTGGTATAGATGTTCATACAGAAGTTCAAACAAATACAAATCCTGAGCAATCAACTCTTGGACATGGGTATAAttttgaagatgatgatgacatGGATGTGGACATGGAAGTTGAAGATATGAATTCCTCAGGCAATGTAACTGATGCAGATGCATCAGTTGCAAAGGATCTTGGACAAACAGAGCATGAGGTTCAGTTGAATCCACTAGGCGACAGCCATTCTTTGTTGCCAGAACATCAGTTTGTTGTCCCCCCACCTCCAGACGATGAGTGGATCCCTCCACCACCGCCTGATAATGAGCAGGCCCCTCCTCCTCCGCTGCCACCTGATGATGAACAGGCACCCCCTCCTCCACCTGGTGATCCACAACCACCTCCATATCATGCTCTCCCATCTTACGCCGAGACAGGGCAGCCTCTTTCTTACACACAATATAGTTTATCTTATGGACAGACAGGGCAGTCACTTTCTTACACACCTGTTGCTGGCTCCGAGTATTATGGACAGACAGCTCCTGAAGTCCCAACAAGTAATATATATGGACAAATTGCTATGCCACCTGGACAGCTCTACTATAGTGCAGTTCCAAACTTGTATAGTGAAAATCCTCAAGTTGTGGTCAATCCATCTGACCCAGTTTCTTATTATGAGCTTCAAGAGG GAGCTGGATCAACTAACATACCTGTTAACAATTCTAGTGATTCTTGTGTTGGTGGGGTAGACAGGGCATCTGGTGATGTTCCATCGACCTCATCTAGCATGGCAGCACCTGCAACTGTTTCGGTTGATGAGAGTGCTTCATTGCCATCAACTATTGCTGAAGCTGCTGCAGTAAGTGCTGCCTCATCGGCAGTTGCTAAAACCCAAACCAAAG TAGTGCGTAAAAAGCGGGCAGTTGCAGTTGGATCTTCCTTAAAGTCTAATAAAAAGGTTTCAAGTTTGGTGAACAAG TGGAAGGCGGCTAAAGAGGAGTTgcttgaagaagaggaagagccTGAAAGTGTGTATGAGGTGTTCGAAAGGAAGCGCCAAAGGGAAATAGAG GAGTGGCATGCAAAGCAAATTGCTAGTGGAGAGGCCAAAGATAATGCTAACTTTCAACCTCTTGGTGGTGATTG GCGGGAGCGGGTCAAGCGCAAAAGGGCACAAAAAGCACGTGAATCTCTTGAGGCGCCGCACGACGCAGTTGAGCCCCGCCAACAGCAGCCTGATATGACTGAACTCTCCAAGGGTCTACCATCTAATTGGCAG GCATATTGGGATGAGACCTCAAAGCAGGTTTATTATGGTAACACTATCACCTTGGAAACGACATGGGATCGACCGACAAAATGA
- the LOC107459753 gene encoding uncharacterized protein LOC107459753 isoform X2 (The sequence of the model RefSeq protein was modified relative to this genomic sequence to represent the inferred CDS: added 74 bases not found in genome assembly), whose translation MGKRKERRLAALSNAGRRVKLDLFAEPSGELGGSNVQGDAGGDTDSQHRDGLPNSPSSSGQPQNPLLLLGQYSDDEMDDGSSKVPGDAKVQSPVSNEEAKDSIEERSKDNISVSVDHVSQNDGQQIRMENSSSIDPEGSKENASNGAAGNFPKEMVSNDQMSASRSFDEQLGTDINFGWKMVMHEESQRYYYWNVETGETSWEVPQVLAQAAQLSSDSMLPSVDDKTVGGAVGIDNSSFPSSVMQDTSATFTLDSSAETIVTSHNELYGHGSQMNGCSGEHTNVTHGRELIGNNGSMSFPYGGDPSYVPNYSAEEQQSQIDLPSHLEKQCEILLGRMKSLKESKGNLQDQDTLSKYMLEIEIRLSDIRSLASYGASLLPFWVHSDNQIKLLESVINNFQTAESAEVEAEDKDVPDSEAVGEQQNGLGHDSELYNNNNKDSTLTSEVSNGPQADASPVVLKDTYDEIPTNSQHFSSSNVSDNHLETGIDVHTEVQTNTNPEQSTLGHGYNFEDDDDMDVDMEVEDMNSSGNVTDADASVAKDLGQTEHEVQLNPLGDSHSLLPEHQFVVPPPPDDEWIPPPPPDNEQAPPPPLPPDDEQAPPPPPGDPQPPPYHALPSYAETGQPLSYTQYSLSYGQTGQSLSYTPVAGSEYYGQTAPEVPTSNIYGQIAMPPGQLYYSAVPNLYSENPQVVVNPSDPVSYYELQEGAGSTNIPVNNSSDSCVGGVDRASGDVPSTSSSMAAPATVSVDESASLPSTIAEAAAVSAASSAVAKTQTKVRKKRAVAVGSSLKSNKKVSSLVNKWKAAKEELLEEEEEPESVYEVFERKRQREIEEWHAKQIASGEAKDNANFQPLGGDWRERVKRKRAQKARESLEAPHDAVEPRQQQPDMTELSKGLPSNWQAYWDETSKQVYYGNTITLETTWDRPTK comes from the exons ATGGGGAAGAG GAGAGTTGGGTGGCTCCAATGTACAAGGTGATGCTGGAGGGGATACTGATTCACAACATCGTGATGGGTTACCCAATTCACCCTCTTCTTCAG GTCAACCACAGAATCCATTGCTGCTGCTTGGGCAATATAGTGATGATGAAATGGATGATGGATCAAGTAAAGTGCCTGGTGATGCTAAGGTGCAGAGTCCAGTGTCTAATGAGGAG GCTAAGGATTCTATTGAGGAAAGATCCAAAGACAACATCAGTGTCTCTGTTGATCATGTATCTCAGAATGATGGACAGCAGATTAGAATGGAAAATTCTAGTTCAATTGATCCTGAAGGCAgcaaagaaaatgcaagtaatgGTGCTGCTGGTAATTTTCCAAAGGAAATGGTTTCCAATGACCAAATGTCCGCTTCAAGAAGCTTTGATGAACAACTTGGTACTGATATTAATTTTGGATGGAAGATGGTGATGCATGAGGAAAGCCAACGCTATTATTATTGGAATGTTGAAACTGGGGAAACTTCATGGGAAGTGCCCCAGGTTTTGGCGCAAGCAGCTCAGTTATCGAGCGATTCAATGCTTCCTTCTGTTGATGATAAAACAGTCGGCGGTGCTGTTGGTATCGATAATTCCAGTTTTCCCTCTTCTGTGATGCAGGACACTTCAGCTACTTTCACACTTGATAGTTCAGCAGAAACCATAGTGACTTCTCATAATGAGTTGTATGGGCATGGATCCCAAATGAATGGATGTAGTGGTGAACATACAAATGTAACTCATGGAAGGGAATTGATTGGGAATAATGGTAGTATGAGTTTTCCTTATGGAGGTGATCCTTCATATGTTCCAAATTACAGTGCTGAAGAGCAGCAGTCACAAATTGATTTGCCTTCTCATCTTGAAAAACAGTGTGAGATTTTATTAGGGAGGATGAAGTCACTAAAAGA GTCAAAGGGCAATTTGCAAGATCAGGATACCTTGTCAAAGTATATGTTAGAGATTGAGATTAGACTTTCTGATATTAGGTCCCTTGCTTCATATGGAGCATCTTTGCTTCCATTCTGGGTGCATTCTGACAATCAGATAAAACTACTTGAAAGTGTGATAAACAATTTCCAAACTGCGGAATCAGCAGAAGTTGAAGCTGAGGATAAAGATGTCCCTGACTCTGAAGCAGTGGGTGAGCAGCAGAATGGCTTGGGACATGATTCTGAAttatataacaataacaacaaagacAGCACTCTTACTTCTGAAGTTTCGAATGGACCTCAGGCTGATGCTTCACCTGTAGTTTTGAAAGATACCTATGATGAAATTCCTACAAATTCTCAGCATTTTTCTTCATCTAATGTTTCTGATAATCATTTGGAAACTGGTATAGATGTTCATACAGAAGTTCAAACAAATACAAATCCTGAGCAATCAACTCTTGGACATGGGTATAAttttgaagatgatgatgacatGGATGTGGACATGGAAGTTGAAGATATGAATTCCTCAGGCAATGTAACTGATGCAGATGCATCAGTTGCAAAGGATCTTGGACAAACAGAGCATGAGGTTCAGTTGAATCCACTAGGCGACAGCCATTCTTTGTTGCCAGAACATCAGTTTGTTGTCCCCCCACCTCCAGACGATGAGTGGATCCCTCCACCACCGCCTGATAATGAGCAGGCCCCTCCTCCTCCGCTGCCACCTGATGATGAACAGGCACCCCCTCCTCCACCTGGTGATCCACAACCACCTCCATATCATGCTCTCCCATCTTACGCCGAGACAGGGCAGCCTCTTTCTTACACACAATATAGTTTATCTTATGGACAGACAGGGCAGTCACTTTCTTACACACCTGTTGCTGGCTCCGAGTATTATGGACAGACAGCTCCTGAAGTCCCAACAAGTAATATATATGGACAAATTGCTATGCCACCTGGACAGCTCTACTATAGTGCAGTTCCAAACTTGTATAGTGAAAATCCTCAAGTTGTGGTCAATCCATCTGACCCAGTTTCTTATTATGAGCTTCAAGAGG GAGCTGGATCAACTAACATACCTGTTAACAATTCTAGTGATTCTTGTGTTGGTGGGGTAGACAGGGCATCTGGTGATGTTCCATCGACCTCATCTAGCATGGCAGCACCTGCAACTGTTTCGGTTGATGAGAGTGCTTCATTGCCATCAACTATTGCTGAAGCTGCTGCAGTAAGTGCTGCCTCATCGGCAGTTGCTAAAACCCAAACCAAAG TGCGTAAAAAGCGGGCAGTTGCAGTTGGATCTTCCTTAAAGTCTAATAAAAAGGTTTCAAGTTTGGTGAACAAG TGGAAGGCGGCTAAAGAGGAGTTgcttgaagaagaggaagagccTGAAAGTGTGTATGAGGTGTTCGAAAGGAAGCGCCAAAGGGAAATAGAG GAGTGGCATGCAAAGCAAATTGCTAGTGGAGAGGCCAAAGATAATGCTAACTTTCAACCTCTTGGTGGTGATTG GCGGGAGCGGGTCAAGCGCAAAAGGGCACAAAAAGCACGTGAATCTCTTGAGGCGCCGCACGACGCAGTTGAGCCCCGCCAACAGCAGCCTGATATGACTGAACTCTCCAAGGGTCTACCATCTAATTGGCAG GCATATTGGGATGAGACCTCAAAGCAGGTTTATTATGGTAACACTATCACCTTGGAAACGACATGGGATCGACCGACAAAATGA